From Rhodamnia argentea isolate NSW1041297 chromosome 10, ASM2092103v1, whole genome shotgun sequence, a single genomic window includes:
- the LOC115732284 gene encoding G-type lectin S-receptor-like serine/threonine-protein kinase SD2-5, with translation MDNVYGNHSTSAFIKVNDSSDTRMTLPIFPRKNRGRTMLIIGTTAGAVSLFLVSLFGIIISNKVRRKAIEDDDPDLPRLQITRFPYEDLKAMTGDFSIKLGEGGFGSVFLGTLPSGTRIAVKRLDGFAQIKKSFLAEAGTIGIIHHVNLVRLLGFCAEKSHRILVYEYMCNGSLDKWIFRKDQEFDICWQGRRKIILDIAKGLAYLHEECHKKIMHLDIKPQNILLDEHFNAKLADFGLSKLIDKDQSHVMTTMRGTPGYLAPEWLSSVITEKVDVYSFGIVTLEILCGRKNVDRSLPSDESHMVTLFKCKAEQEQLLDMVDKSSGDMQLHGQEAVKMMKIAARCLQDDYRKRPSMSAVVKCLEGLVSTDSSSHSFSVPSSHSKQIVDEITELSALQLSGPR, from the coding sequence ATGGACAACGTTTACGGGAACCACTCCACCTCCGCATTTATCAAAGTCAACGACAGTTCAGACACACGGATGACATTACCAATCTTTCCAAGAAAGAATAGGGGACGAACCATGTTAATAATAGGGACTACTGCTGGAGCAGTTTCATTGTTCTTAGTAAGCCTATTTGGGattatcatttcaaataaggtgaGAAGAAAGGCCATCGAGGATGATGATCCAGACTTACCAAGGCTCCAGATAACTCGATTCCCTTATGAGGACTTGAAGGCAATGACCGGAGATTTCAGCATCAAGCTAGGGGAAGGAGGATTCGGCTCGGTGTTTTTAGGAACTTTACCCAGTGGCACTAGGATTGCGGTCAAGCGCCTTGATGGTTTTGCACAGATAAAGAAGTCATTCTTGGCCGAGGCTGGAACCATAGGCATTATCCATCATGTCAACCTGGTGAGACTACTCGGATTTTGCGCTGAGAAATCACATAGGATTTTAGTATATGAGTACATGTGCAATGGTTCTCTTGATAAGTGGATCTTCCGTAAAGATCAAGAGTTTGACATCTGTTGGCAAGGGAGGAGAAAGATTATCCTCGACATTGCCAAAGGACTAGCCTATCTCCATGAGGAgtgccataaaaaaataatgcactTGGACATCAAACCCCAGAATATACTACTGGATGAGCATTTCAATGCGAAGCTCGCTGATTTTGGGCTGTCAAAGCTAATTGATAAGGACCAAAGCCATGTCATGACAACCATGCGAGGAACACCGGGTTACCTTGCTCCGGAGTGGTTAAGCTCTGTTATCACGGAAAAGGTAGACGTGTACAGTTTTGGCATCGTAACGCTAGAAATCCTATGTGGGAGGAAAAATGTGGACCGCTCTTTGCCGAGTGATGAATCACATATGGTGACCCTTTTCAAGTGCAAAGCAGAACAAGAACAATTACTGGACATGGTTGATAAGTCCAGTGGTGACATGCAACTACACGGCCAAGAAGCTGTCAAGATGATGAAAATCGCAGCACGGTGTTTGCAAGATGACTATAGGAAGAGGCCTTCCATGTCTGCAGTGGTCAAATGCTTGGAGGGCTTAGTTAGTACAGATAGCTCAAGTCATAGCTTCTCAGTTCCTTCTAGTCACAGTAAGCAGATTGTTGATGAAATTACTGAGCTATCAGCCTTGCAATTATCAGGTCCTAGGTGA
- the LOC115733434 gene encoding E3 ubiquitin-protein ligase RING1-like — translation MSGRASNFPPAPDQEWSPWDYFFDDALPSPAVLPRAVSYRTTPPGLTRTPSFDPERVMPRPNPSSLAGFTTPSLPLMLLENAYARPRSIVEPPPRSIGQPNAQVLSEQDSMLTGDEQKKVLSKLKKEIYNPLPKSYIRRVSLYYRENARNGLGDQNRYPDDDDGKRCAICLDDFEPKQEVMVTPCNHMFHEDCIVPWLQGHRQCPVCRFSLLEQKRQTQPPIAPVAIQSWETVFYVPETLFR, via the exons ATGAGTGGCAGAGCAAGTAATTTCCCTCCAGCGCCGGACCAAGAGTGGTCTCCATGGGACTACTTCTTCGACGATGCTCTTCCGAGTCCGGCTGTGCTCCCACGGGCCGTTTCGTATCGAACGACTCCACCA GGGCTAACACGGACTCCGTCGTTTGACCCAGAAAGAGTGATGCCACGGCCAAATCCTTCTAGTTTAGCTGG CTTCACGACACCCAGCTTGCCCTTAATGCTCCTCGAGAATGCCTACGCGAGGCCTAGAAGTATCGTCGAGCCTCCACCGAGATCTATTGGGCAACCAAACGCCCAGGTCTTGTCCGAGCAAGACTCCATGTTGACGGGCGATGAGCAGAAGAAGGTCTTAAGCAAGCTCAAGAAGGAGATTTACAACCCCCTGCCAAAGAGCTACATTAGGAGAGTGAGCTTATACTATAGGGAAAATGCTAGGAACGGTCTTGGGGATCAGAACAGGTACCCTGACGACGACGATGGCAAGCGATGCGCGATATGCTTAGACGACTTTGAGCCTAAGCAAGAGGTGATGGTCACTCCTTGCAACCATATGTTCCATGAGGACTGCATCGTGCCGTGGTTGCAGGGTCACCGCCAGTGCCCAGTCTGCCGATTTTCACTCTTGGAACAGAAGAGGCAAACTCAACCGCCAATTGCACCGGTAGCAATCCAATCCTGGGAGACAGTGTTTTATGTGCCCGAAACGTTGTTCCGGTAA